In Vitis vinifera cultivar Pinot Noir 40024 chromosome 11, ASM3070453v1, a genomic segment contains:
- the LOC100854061 gene encoding uncharacterized protein LOC100854061, which produces MDSSSHPSQTGDVAWKHKRGPPFALFVPLIYAPILPIIRITLRKNPVLRDRLFYGVLAGAFGHGLYLITDLYDTEKK; this is translated from the exons ATGGATTCCTCTTCCCATCCCTCACAGAC GGGTGACGTTGCTTGGAAACACAAGAGAGGACCCCCTTTCGCGTTATTTGTTCCTCTTATTTATGCCCCTATTCTTCCCATCA ttcGAATCACGCTGCGGAAGAATCCGGTTCTGAGGGACCGCTTGTTCTATGGTGTGTTGGCCGGCGCATTCGGTCATGGTTTGTATTTGAT AACGGATTTATATGATACCGAGAAAAAGTGA
- the LOC100245678 gene encoding cytochrome P450 734A1 encodes MFSAMEEVWYWFKLLVICFMALVFVLKVVVLLWWRPRKIEHHFSKQGIRGPPYRFFIGNVKELVGLMLKASSQPMPFSHNILPRVLSFYHHWKKIYGATFLVWFGPTVRLTISDPDLIREIFASKSEFYEKNEAHPLVKQLEGDGLLSLKGEKWAHHRKIITPTLHMENLKLMVPVMAKSVTEMLEKWMAMSKSGEVEIEVSEWYQTLTEDVITRMAFGSSYEDGKAIFQLQAQQMVMAAEAFQKVFIPGYRFLPTKRNMNSWKLDKEIKKSLVKLIDRRKENRWKENPEKCPKDLLGLMIEETVKKGEMSWCPSSKITVQDIVEECKSFFFAGKQTTSNLLTWTTVLLAMHPQWQVRARDEVFRVCGARDTPTKDDVVKLKTLSMILNESLRLYPPIIAAIRRAKTDVELGGYKIPRGMELLIPILAVHHDPLIWGNDANEFNPARFAEGVARAAKHPVAFIPFGLGVRTCIGQNLAILQAKLALAIILQRFSFTLAPSYQHAPTVLMLLYPQYGAPITFRTLSTPDQGS; translated from the exons ATGTTTTCAGCCATGGAGGAGGTGTGGTACTGGTTCAAGCTACTCGTGATATGCTTCATGGCGTTAGTGTTCGTGTTGAAGGTGGTAGTGTTGCTTTGGTGGAGACCCAGAAAGATCGAACACCATTTTTCCAAGCAAGGGATTAGAGGTCCCCCTTATCGTTTCTTCATAGGCAATGTCAAAGAGCTTGTGGGTCTCATGTTGAAGGCTTCTTCTCAACCCATGCCTTTCTCTCACAACATACTCCCCAGAGTTCTCTCCTTCTACCATCACTGGAAGAAAATCTATG GTGCAACATTTCTCGTGTGGTTCGGCCCGACCGTTCGTCTCACCATCTCCGATCCGGACCTTATTCGGGAGATTTTCGCCTCCAAGTCGGAATTCTATGAGAAGAACGAGGCACACCCGCTTGTTAAACAGCTTGAAGGTGATGGGCTGCTGAGCCTCAAAGGCGAAAAATGGGCTCATCATAGGAAAATCATAACACCTACCTTGCACATGGAGAATCTCAAA CTGATGGTACCGGTGATGGCGAAGAGCGTGACCGAAATGTTGGAGAAATGGATGGCAATGTCAAAATCAGGTGAGGTAGAGATTGAAGTTTCTGAGTGGTACCAAACATTGACCGAAGATGTCATCACCCGAATGGCATTCGGCAGCAGCTATGAAGATGGTAAGGCCATTTTCCAACTCCAAGCTCAGCAAATGGTCATGGCTGCCGAGGCATTTCAGAAAGTTTTCATCCCCGGCTATAg atTCCTTCCAACCAAAAGAAACATGAATTCTTGGAAATTGGACAAGGAGATAAAGAAATCGCTGGTGAAGCTGATTGATCGGCGAAAGGAGAATAGGTGGAAGGAAAATCCGGAGAAATGTCCAAAAGATTTATTGGGGCTAATGATAGAAGAAACGGTTAAAAAGGGAGAAATGAGTTGGTGCCCATCATCCAAGATTACGGTACAGGACATTGTTGAGGAGTGCAAGAGTTTCTTCTTCGCCGGAAAGCAGACAACCTCCAATCTGCTGACCTGGACTACGGTTCTCCTTGCAATGCACCCACAGTGGCAGGTTCGAGCACGTGACGAGGTTTTCCGTGTGTGCGGAGCACGTGATACACCAACCAAAGATGATGTTGTCAAACTTAAGACG CTAAGCATGATCCTCAATGAGTCCCTGCGCCTCTATCCGCCCATCATCGCAGCCATCAGACGGGCCAAAACGGATGTAGAGCTGGGAGGCTACAAGATCCCCCGTGGGATGGAGCTCCTAATCCCAATCCTAGCCGTTCATCATGATCCCTTGATATGGGGCAATGATGCAAATGAATTCAACCCGGCCCGATTCGCGGAAGGAGTGGCCCGAGCCGCCAAGCATCCGGTGGCGTTCATTCCATTCGGCCTGGGCGTCCGTACATGCATTGGCCAAAATTTAGCCATCTTGCAGGCCAAACTGGCCCTTGCCATAATCCTCCAACGCTTCTCCTTCACTCTTGCCCCCTCCTACCAGCATGCACCAACGGTTTTGATGCTCTTGTACCCTCAGTACGGGGCCCCCATCACCTTTCGAACTTTATCCACACCTGATCAAGGGTCCTAA
- the LOC100854031 gene encoding uncharacterized protein LOC100854031, which translates to MSMATDLISFRPIGIRACAASCDSHRRSTSSNWWTPLFGWSPDPDYIDPETKTPNPVAQSRSEQDLETKTSRSRYAPGCFTEEKAKQLRLVTTSTSSFHDAMYHSAIASRLASDFKKRSDL; encoded by the coding sequence ATGTCGATGGCCACCGATCTCATCTCCTTCCGGCCCATCGGAATCCGGGCCTGTGCCGCCTCCTGCGATTCTCATCGCCGATCCACCTCCTCCAACTGGTGGACTCCTCTCTTCGGCTGGTCCCCCGATCCCGACTACATTGACCCCGAAACCAAGACGCCGAATCCTGTCGCGCAGAGCAGATCCGAGCAGGATCTTGAAACGAAAACCTCCAGATCCCGGTACGCTCCTGGCTGCTTCACGGAGGAGAAGGCCAAACAGCTCCGGCTGGTGACCACCAGTACTTCGTCATTTCACGATGCGATGTACCACTCCGCAATTGCCTCCCGCCTCGCTTCTGATTTCAAGAAACGCTCCGATCTATGA
- the LOC100250818 gene encoding GTP-binding nuclear protein Ran-3, protein MERKQSSVNIKLRGNNSMVPHPINTLALASSSLSRALSLSGPPSLRCSTEDCYDRYMALPNQQTVDYPSFKLVIVGDGGTGKTTFVKRHLTGEFEKKYEPTIGVEVHPLDFFTNCGKIRFYCWDTAGQEKFGGLRDGYYIHGQCAIIMFDVTARLTYKNVPTWHRDLCRVCENIPIVLCGNKVDVKNRQVKAKQVTFHRKKNLQYYEISAKSNYNFEKPFLYLARKLAGDPNLHFVESPALAPPEVHIDLAAQQQHEAELAAAASQPLPDDDDDAFE, encoded by the exons atggaaagaaaacagAGCAGCGTCAACATTAAGCTACGTGGAAACAATAGTATGGTCCCCCACCCTATAAACACCTTAGCCCTCgcctcttcctctctctctcgcGCGCTCTCTCTCTCCGGCCCTCCGTCTCTGCGCTGCTCAACTGAAGACTGTTACGACAGATATATG GCGTTGCCGAATCAGCAAACTGTTGATTACCCGAGCTTTAAACTCGTCATCGTCGGCGATGGAGGAACTG GAAAAACAACCTTTGTGAAGAGGCATCTCACTGGTGAATTTGAGAAGAAATATGAGC CAACCATTGGGGTCGAAGTTCACCCATTGGACTTCTTCACGAATTGTGGGAAAATTCGGTTTTACTGTTGGGATACTGCTGGGCAAGAGAAATTTGGTGGACTTAGAGATGGTTACTA CATTCATGGGCAATGTGCAATTATCATGTTTGATGTTACTGCTCGGTTGACCTACAAGAATGTTCCAACATGGCATCGGGATCTCTGTCG GGTGTGTGAAAATATACCCATTGTTCTTTGTGGAAACAAGGTTGATGTGAAGAACAGGCAGGTTAAGGCAAAGCAGGTTACATTCCACAGGAAAAAGAATCTTCAGTACTATGAGATATCAGCGAAGAGCAACTACAATTTTGAGAAACCTTTCTTGTATCTTGCTAGGAAGCTTGCAGG GGATCCCAATCTCCACTTTGTGGAGTCCCCTGCTCTTGCTCCTCCAGAAGTACACATTGACTTGGCTGCACAGCAACA GCACGAGGCTGAGCTTGCTGCAGCAGCTAGTCAGCCTCTTccagatgatgatgatgatgcattTGAGTAG